Proteins encoded within one genomic window of Ranitomeya variabilis isolate aRanVar5 chromosome 4, aRanVar5.hap1, whole genome shotgun sequence:
- the MC3R gene encoding melanocortin receptor 3, translating into MNASNDLFFIHSLQLNGTLDFNETLLRNNLSIEFCEQVFIKTEVFLTLGIISLLENILVILAILKNKNLHSPMYFFLCSLAVADMLVSVSNALETIVIAVQNKYLDIGDKLLQQLDDVFDSLICISLVASICNLLIIAIDRYITIFYALRYHSIMTVKKALALIMVIWVSCIICGIVFIVYSESKTVIVCLITMFFTMLVLMATMYVHMFLFARLHVKRIAALPVDGVVQQRTCMKGAITITILLGVFVVCWAPFFLHLILIISCPANSYCVCYGAYFNTYLILIMCNSVIDPLIYAFRSLEMRKTFREIICCYGMNFGKCG; encoded by the coding sequence ATGAATGCGTCCAATGACCTGTTCTTCATTCATTCCCTCCAGCTCAATGGGACACTGGACTTCAATGAGACCCTTCTGCGCAACAACCTGAGCATTGAGTTCTGTGAGCAGGTCTTCATTAAGACGGAGGTCTTCTTGACTCTGGGGATTATCAGTCTGCTGGAAAACATCCTGGTCATCCTGGCCATCCTGAAGAACAAGAACCTTCACTCCCCCATGTACTTTTTCCTCTGCAGTTTGGCAGTTGCAGACATGTTGGTCAGCGTCTCGAATGCCTTGGAAACTATTGTTATTGCGGTGCAGAATAAGTATCTAGATATAGGGGACAAGCTGCTGCAGCAGTTGGATGACGTGTTTGATTCCTTGATCTGTATATCTCTTGTAGCTTCTATCTGCAACCTCTTGATTATTGCCATTGACCGATACATCACCATATTTTATGCTTTACGCTACCATAGCATCATGACGGTCAAAAAAGCCTTAGCCTTGATCATGGTCATCTGGGTGTCCTGCATAATATGCGGTATCGTATTCATTGTCTATTCCGAGAGCAAAACGGTCATTGTGTGTCTCATCACCATGTTCTTCACTATGCTTGTCCTCATGGCCACGATGTACGTCCACATGTTCCTCTTCGCACGTCTTCACGTAAAGAGGATTGCGGCACTGCCGGTGGATGGCGTGGTGCAGCAGCGGACGTGCATGAAAGGCGCCATCACCATCACCATTCTTTTGGGGGTATTTGTCGTGTGTTGGGCGCCGTTTTTCCTCCACCTCATCCTTATCATCTCCTGTCCTGCCAACTCCTACTGCGTCTGCTACGGTGCCTACTTTAACACTTACCTAATCCTCATCATGTGCAACTCTGTCATTGACCCTCTGATCTACGCTTTCCGCAGCCTGGAGATGCGCAAAACTTTCAGGGAGATTATTTGCTGCTATGGGATGAATTTTGGAAAATGTGGCTGA